In one window of Desulforhabdus amnigena DNA:
- a CDS encoding transketolase C-terminal domain-containing protein, translated as MGQTLILTGTQAAALAAKLCRVQVVAAYPITPQSKIPEVLSEYVERGELNAEFVRVESEHSAMGVCISASIVGARVFTATAANGLAYMHEQLHWAAGARLPIVMPVTNRGLGAPWTILNDMQDTIAQRDTGWMQFYCMNNQEVLDQVILAYRIAEQLLIPTMVCFDGFRLSHTMMPVNVPSQEEVDAFLPPYQPAYTLDAENPVNINPVVMTDPIPDSEGNLCPGYMGFRHRLQESFESAWPVISEAAKSFNERFGRSYEDCLYRYKTEDADFLFVTMGSLSSEASETVDLLREEGFKAGVIGIRAYRPFPAKALAQAVEKAKSIAVVEKAISYGYEGAVATELKAALFSNNGHRPVLFNYIVGLGGKDVKPSDLLEIAHETTRAAAEGTHQECPRWLGAGV; from the coding sequence GTGGGACAGACACTCATATTGACAGGAACTCAAGCGGCAGCGCTTGCGGCCAAACTGTGCCGTGTTCAGGTTGTCGCAGCCTACCCCATTACTCCGCAATCGAAAATCCCGGAAGTTCTTTCCGAATATGTGGAGCGAGGAGAATTGAACGCTGAATTTGTGCGTGTGGAGAGCGAACATTCCGCCATGGGTGTCTGCATTTCCGCATCCATCGTCGGCGCCAGAGTTTTCACCGCCACGGCGGCCAATGGTCTGGCTTATATGCACGAACAGCTGCACTGGGCGGCGGGAGCGCGCCTCCCCATTGTAATGCCCGTCACCAACCGGGGGCTGGGAGCGCCCTGGACCATTCTCAATGATATGCAGGATACGATCGCTCAACGCGACACCGGCTGGATGCAGTTTTATTGCATGAATAATCAGGAAGTTCTGGACCAGGTCATTTTGGCTTACAGAATCGCGGAGCAGCTTCTGATCCCCACCATGGTCTGCTTCGACGGGTTCAGGCTTTCTCATACCATGATGCCGGTCAACGTTCCTTCCCAAGAAGAAGTGGACGCATTCCTCCCCCCCTACCAGCCGGCTTACACGCTCGATGCGGAAAACCCGGTCAACATCAATCCGGTGGTCATGACCGACCCCATCCCCGACAGCGAAGGCAACTTGTGCCCCGGTTACATGGGCTTCAGGCACCGGCTGCAGGAAAGCTTTGAATCTGCATGGCCGGTCATTTCGGAAGCGGCAAAATCTTTCAATGAGAGGTTTGGACGCTCGTATGAGGATTGTCTTTACCGGTACAAGACAGAGGATGCCGACTTTTTGTTCGTCACCATGGGTTCCTTGAGCAGCGAAGCCAGTGAGACGGTGGACCTCCTGAGGGAGGAAGGGTTCAAGGCGGGAGTCATCGGTATCCGTGCCTACAGGCCGTTTCCTGCCAAGGCGTTGGCGCAGGCCGTCGAGAAGGCCAAAAGCATCGCCGTCGTTGAAAAAGCCATCAGTTATGGTTATGAAGGGGCGGTGGCTACAGAACTGAAAGCGGCCCTTTTCAGCAACAACGGCCACAGACCCGTGCTATTCAATTATATAGTCGGACTGGGAGGCAAGGACGTCAAACCGTCCGACCTCCTTGAAATCGCGCACGAAACGACCCGGGCCGCCGCCGAGGGCACACATCAGGAATGTCCCCGCTGGTTGGGGGCCGGCGTTTGA
- a CDS encoding thiamine pyrophosphate-dependent enzyme: protein MSTTILDLPEREYILPGTRTCAGCGLPIAYRYILKALGPRTIMTHPACCLTILHGIYPKTPIAINAVNNTFASTAASASGLVAGLKATGQDFTVLAMAGDGGTFDMGIQALSGAAERETNFIYVCYDNEAYMNTGAQRSSATPTGAVTTTTPFIPKEQPKKDFIQIMEAHHPAYLATTCSSYPGDLFNKFAKARDIKGTRFIHLAVPCPTGWGFATKDTVKVGRIAVETGVVVLYEVENGEFRLTGKSLSMARSGRKRPAEEYLKLQSRFKKMTPEQMADFQRQTDERWEQLLKRAGL, encoded by the coding sequence ATGTCGACCACTATCTTGGATCTTCCCGAGCGAGAATATATCCTGCCTGGAACACGCACCTGCGCCGGTTGTGGACTGCCCATCGCTTACCGTTATATCCTCAAAGCGCTGGGTCCCAGAACGATCATGACCCATCCGGCTTGCTGTCTCACGATCCTCCACGGGATCTATCCCAAAACGCCCATTGCCATCAACGCGGTGAACAACACCTTCGCGAGCACCGCGGCATCCGCCTCCGGATTGGTGGCGGGGCTCAAAGCTACGGGGCAGGATTTCACCGTATTGGCCATGGCGGGCGACGGCGGCACGTTCGATATGGGAATTCAGGCTCTGAGCGGCGCCGCAGAGCGCGAAACCAATTTCATCTACGTCTGCTACGACAACGAAGCATACATGAACACGGGAGCACAGCGCTCCAGCGCAACTCCCACCGGAGCGGTCACCACCACCACCCCCTTCATCCCTAAGGAGCAGCCCAAGAAGGACTTCATCCAGATCATGGAAGCGCATCACCCGGCGTATCTGGCCACCACGTGCTCTTCCTATCCTGGGGATTTATTCAACAAGTTTGCCAAAGCCAGGGATATCAAAGGAACGAGGTTCATCCACCTGGCCGTTCCATGCCCTACGGGCTGGGGATTTGCCACGAAGGACACGGTCAAAGTCGGCCGCATTGCCGTAGAAACGGGAGTCGTCGTGCTTTATGAAGTGGAAAACGGCGAATTTCGGCTCACGGGCAAAAGCCTCAGCATGGCGCGCAGCGGCCGGAAACGTCCGGCGGAAGAATACCTGAAGCTTCAGAGCCGCTTCAAGAAAATGACTCCGGAACAGATGGCCGATTTTCAGCGCCAAACGGATGAACGTTGGGAACAACTTCTGAAACGGGCAGGCTTGTAA
- a CDS encoding beta-ketoacyl-ACP synthase III, producing MSVRTAYIRSVGRFLPERRLTNSDLEKMVDTSDEWIVTRTGIRERRILEPGRGNSHMAVRAAQECLERAGVEPEEVEVIIVGTVTPDMMFPATACLVQKELGAKNAWGFDLSAGCSGFIFSLSTGAQMIESGRYKNVLVIGSDVMSSIIDYEDRNTCVLFGDGAGAVLLQPCPEEGYGILDFMQRIDGVGGAFLHMKAGGSLRPPSHETVANKEHYVYQEGKQVYKYAVTEMANVSVKILENNGLSGKDLALFVPHQANLRIIDACAHRMGIDRSKIIINIDRYANTTAATIPLCLYDALLEDKRVRKGDYLVLSAFGAGFTWGSILVRWWEEE from the coding sequence ATGTCAGTTCGAACGGCTTATATTCGTTCAGTGGGCCGCTTCTTGCCGGAGCGGCGTTTAACCAATAGCGATCTTGAAAAGATGGTTGATACCAGCGATGAATGGATCGTTACCCGGACAGGCATTCGTGAACGGCGCATTCTGGAACCTGGCAGGGGCAACTCCCATATGGCCGTTCGAGCTGCCCAGGAATGTCTGGAGAGGGCCGGTGTCGAACCGGAAGAAGTCGAAGTCATCATCGTGGGGACGGTGACGCCGGATATGATGTTTCCTGCCACGGCCTGCCTGGTGCAAAAGGAACTGGGCGCGAAAAACGCCTGGGGATTCGATCTTTCCGCCGGCTGTTCGGGGTTCATCTTTTCCCTTTCCACCGGAGCTCAGATGATCGAGTCCGGTAGATACAAGAATGTTCTGGTCATCGGCAGCGATGTCATGAGCAGCATCATCGATTATGAAGATCGAAACACATGCGTCTTGTTTGGGGATGGAGCCGGAGCCGTGCTGTTGCAGCCCTGTCCCGAAGAGGGATACGGCATTCTGGATTTCATGCAGCGCATTGACGGCGTTGGAGGGGCTTTCCTGCACATGAAGGCCGGTGGAAGCCTGCGCCCGCCCAGCCACGAAACCGTGGCGAACAAGGAGCATTATGTCTATCAGGAAGGAAAACAGGTCTACAAATATGCCGTAACCGAAATGGCCAATGTTTCCGTGAAGATCCTCGAAAATAACGGACTTTCCGGCAAAGACCTCGCTCTCTTCGTTCCTCACCAGGCAAATTTGCGGATCATCGATGCCTGCGCGCATCGAATGGGCATAGACCGGAGCAAAATCATCATCAATATCGACCGCTATGCCAACACGACCGCTGCAACGATTCCTCTGTGCCTCTACGATGCCCTGCTGGAAGATAAACGTGTGCGGAAGGGGGACTACCTGGTCTTGTCCGCTTTTGGCGCAGGATTTACCTGGGGGAGCATTCTCGTTCGCTGGTGGGAGGAAGAATAA